The Acutalibacter muris genomic sequence AAAATCCGGCATATCCTCCACAATATGCTCCCTGGGGCCGGGCCTTTCGGGAGAGATGGGCTTTTTACCGGTGAGGTGCCCCACAAGCTGCTGCACATCGTTCACCGGATACACCGTTAAGCCCTGTATCACGGCACCCTCCCGGGCGTTGGCGGCGGGGAGGAAGAGCTCCTTAAAGCCGGCCTCCTTGGCCTTCACCGCCATAGCCAGCACTCCGCACACCCGCCGCACTTGGCCGGAAAGGGACAGCTCCCCCAGGAATGCCGCGCCGTCAGTATCGCAGGCCAGCTGGCCCGAGGCCTTTAATAGGGAGAGCAGCAGCGGCAGGTCGTAGATGGGGCCCTCCTTACGCTTGTCGGCGGGGGCCAGATTCATGACTATCCTTCCCACCGGGAAGTCAAAGCCGCAGTTCTTCATGGCGGCCCGCACCCTATCCCGGGACTCCTTTACCGCCGCGTCCGGCAGGCCCACCACCTCGAAGGCCGGGAGCCCTGTGGAAAGGTCGGTCTCCACCTCCACCGGGAAGGCCTCCAGGCCAAAGGCGCCCATGCTGTATGTTCTTGCTACCATAGAGACCCCACCTTATATGAAAATGCAAATATGAATGACATTATATACCATATGTCTGTTTTTGGCAATAGCAAATTTAACTAAAGAATTATTCTGTGCAGGATTTTCACCGCGCGCATATTTTCCGGGTATGAGAAGCACAATATGGATATGCAAAAGACCTTATACCTCCCTGAAAGGAAGGATCCAAATGTCCCATCATTCAGAAGGCCGGATAGGGAACCTGCCGGCGAATATCAACATCATGAACCCAGTGCCCAATAAGGACGCAAAGTCCATCACCCAGCTGGTGCGAAAGAACGGCAAGATAGCCGGCTACCGGCTGTCGGACGGCACAGTGCTCTCCAAGCGGGAGGGCGTGGCCCTTGCCAAGCAGGGGGGCATCAGGGGCGTGGCCATCGCCAGCCGCAACGGCAGCGAGTATCTGCGCTCTCTGCCAGACGGCGATGAGAGCAACAACCTGGGCGACTTGCCCAGTGCCCCGGGAAATTTTGAATGACCGCAGGAAGCCCCCGGTTTTATCCGGGGGCCTCCGCTTTATATCTGACTTTTACCTGCCTATCTCGTCCCGAACCTCTTTAAAGCACTGCACCGCAAACTCCACATCCTTGCGGGAGTGGCTGGCGCAGACCTGGGTGCGTATGCGGGCCTTGCCCTTGGGCACCACAGGATAGGAGAAGGCCACCACGTAAACGCCCTTTGCCATCATGCGTTTTGCGTACTCCACGGCCAGCTTCTCGTCATAGAGCATCACCGGAACACAGGGGTGGGTTCCCGGGATAACATCGAAGCCGTTATCCACCAGCAGTTTGCGGTAGTGGGCGGTCACATCTTCGAGATGGTCCCTGAGCTCGGTGCTCTCCTCGAGCATATTCAGCATCTCAATGCTGGCCCCGGCAATGGCGGGAGCTAAAGTGTTGGAGAACAGGTAGGGCCTGCTCCTCTGGCGCAAGAGGTCGATTATCTCCCGCCGCCCGCTGGTGTAGCCGCCGGAGGCCCCGCCCAGGGCCTTGCCAAGGGTCCCGGTGATAATATCCACCCGGCCCTCTACACCGCAGTGCTCGGGAGTGCCCCGGCCGGTCTTTCCCACAAAGCCCACGGCGTGGCTGTCGTCCACCATCACCAGGGCATTGTACTTGTCCGCCAGGTCGCAGATACCCTTTAGGTTGCAGATAATGCCGTCCATAGAGAACACGCCGTCGGTGGCGATAAGCTTTATCCTGGCCCCGGCCTCGTCTGCGGCCTTCAGCTGGGACTCCAAATCCTCCATGTCGTTGTTCTTATAGCGGAACCGCTTGGCTTTGCAGAGCCGCACGCCGTCTATAATGGACGCATGGTTCAGCTCGTCGCTTATCACAGCGTCCTCAGCAGTGAGCAGCGTCTCAAAGAGCCCTCCGTTGGCGTCGAAGCAGGAGGAGTAGAGTATTGTATCGTCAGTGCCCAGAAATCCGGAGATTTTCTTTTCCAGAGTTTTGTGTATGTCCTGGGTACCGCAGATGAACCGCACCGAAGCCAGTCCGTAGCCCTTTTCGTCATAGGTGCGCTTGGCGGCGTCTATCAGCCGCTGATTATTGCCAAGGCCCAGGTAGTTGTTGGCGCACATGCACAGCAGCTCCCTGCCGTCCTCCATGCGCACCCTTGCGCCCTGGGGGGAGATGAAGGGGGCCTCGCCCTTAAAGAGCCCGGCCTCCTTAATGGACTCCACTTCCTTTGCGTATATGTTCAGGATATCATTTTTGCGCGGCATAGTCAGCTCCTCCTTAATCGTTTATATGGGCCCAGTCCAGTATGACCTTGCCGGACTGCCCGGATATCATGGCTTCAAAGCCCTTTTCATAGTCCCGGATATCAAAGCGGTGAGTTATTACCGGGGCAATATCCAGGCCCGACTGTATCATGGTGGTCATCTTGTACCAGGTGTCCCAGACCTTCCTGCCGTATATACCCCGAAGGTTCAGGCCGTTGAAGATGACGGTCTCCATGTCCACATGGGTGTCCTTGGGCAGCAGTCCCAGAAGGGCTATCTTGCCTCCGTGCTTCATGTTGTTTATCATGTCGGAGAGACCTGCCGCGTTTCCGGACATCTCCATGCCCACGTCAAAGCCCTCGGTCATGCCCACCTCGCGCATTACGTCGGTAAGCTTGCGCTCTTTTAGATTCACCGTCTCGGTGGCCCCCAGCTTCTTTGCAAGGTCCAGCCTATAGGGGTTCATGTCCGTGACTATCACGTGCCGGGCCCCGGAGAACTTGGCAATGGCCGCCGCCATAATGCCAATGGGCCCTGCGCCGGTGATAAGTACGTCCTCGCCCAGCATATCATAGGACAGGGCGGTATGGGTGGCGTTGCCCAATGGGTCGAAGATGGCATAGAGTTCCTCAGGCACGTTGGGGTTGCAGGGCCAGACGTTGGAGGAGGGTATCACCAGATATTCGGCGAAGGCCCCGTTCCTGTTTACGCCCACGCCCTTGGCGTCCTTGCAGTTTTCCTTATGGCCCTCCAGGCAGTTGCGGCACTTGCCGCAGGTGATATGCCCCTCGCCGGAGACCAGGTCGCCGGGCTTAAAGCCCTCCACGCCCGGGCCCACCTCGACTACCTCGCCCACATACTCGTGGCCTGCGGTAAGGCCCGCCGGGATGGTATGCTGGGCCCAGTCGTTCCACTGGTAGATGTGCACGTCGGTGCCGCAGATGGCAGTTTTTTTGATTTTGATTTTCACGTCGTTGGGACCGAGTTCAGGGATGAGTACACGCTTCATCCAAAGTCCTGCTTCCGGTTTTTCCTTGACGAGAGCCCACATCATGTTGTCGCTCATAAAAGACCTCTCTTTCTGAATATAAAAAATCTCGGTATCTTTTCAAAGGGCAAAGTCTCCGTCTCTGAAAATATCTACCTCGCGACCGTCCTCTGTGGTGCCCACAATGCACAGGTCCGGTGTGCCTATCATGAAGTCCACGTGTATGGTGGAATCGTTGAACTCCGGGCGCTGGCCGAAGCCCCGGCCCAGGGCCAGGTGGCAGCTGGCGTTCTCGTCTATCAGGGTGGTATAGTACACAAGCCCGCTCATGCTGATGGGGGAGTGGTACTCCACCAATGCGGCCTCGCCCAGATACCCGGCGTTCTCGTCGGTGTTTATAAGCGCTTCGAGCATCTCCTTGCCCTCGTCTGCCAAAACCTCGACCACCTTGCCCTTCTCGAACCTGAAGCCGAAGTTTTCTATGCTTTTACCACCCAGCAGGAGGGGTCGGGAGGCATAGACTATGCCGTTGGTGCCAAATTTGTCGGGGGTGGTGAAAATTTCCTCGGAGGGTATATTGGCGTTGAAGGGGACCTGCCCGGCGGGCAGGTCGCTGTCATCGTGGCCAAACTTGGACCAGGGGGTAAGCCCTACCGTCAGGTCTGTGCCGTTAGAAGCGGTATAGTGGAGCTTTGTAAGCTTCAAAGCGTCCACAGCCCGGCCCCTCTCGGCGTTCCTTCTGCCCTTCTCCTCCCAGGTTTTTACAACGTCGTTGTCCTCGGTAATATAGCAGAGCTTTAGGAGTATCTCCCACAGCTCGTTAAGAGCCTCCTCGCCGGTCTTGTCCAGTATGTACTCGGCCCACTGTATAGTGGGAACCATGGCGATAAGCCACTGGCAGTGCTTCTCCCGACTGGCACGGCGCATGATGTTCCGCACCGCGTCCACATGGGCAAAGATGGCGTTGGAGTTCTTTTCGCTCACGTCCTCCATGAGCCTCGGGTTCACCCCCTCCAGCCGCACATAGCAGGCTCCGTTGTCCAGGTAGCCCTGGTGCATGGCGTACTCCCAGTCCTCTACCCGGCGCACGTCCTCATCAGCCCGGTACTGGGCGCCCACCTTCATGTTGGGCAGGTCCAGGTAGTGTACCACTACGTTCCCGGCCCCCAGCTTATAGCACTCCTCGGCAAAGATAGAGGTGAACTCCCAGCCCTCCACCGCGGCCTCTACCAGTACGGTCTGGCCCTTCTGAACATTGAGCCCCACCCTTGCCAGGGTATAGGCGTATTTGCGCTTCATCTTCTCCAGGTCCATTTTCAGCCCCTCCTTTGGGTACATGAATTATTTAATCATATTATAGCGCAGAGCGGCCCCGCTGTAAAGCCCCGGAAAAGTTGACACGCGAAAGCTCCTGTGCTATAATTACCAACATACCGAATTTGTAGGAGAATAATAAATCGGAAAGGAAATGAAGCGATCATGTCATATAAAAGGATACTGACAATACAGGATATATCCTGTGTGGGCCAGTGCTCCCTGACGGTGGCCCTGCCCATACTGTCGGCCTCGGGGGTCGAGACCTGCATATTGCCCTCGGCGGTGCTGTCCACCCATACCGGGGGTTTTAAGGGCTATACCTTTCGGGACCTTACGGAGGATATCCCCGGCATTGCGGACCATTGGGAGAGCGAGGGCATCAGGTTTGACGCGGTATACTCCGGCTACCTGGGCAGTGCCCGGCAGATAGAATATGTTAAGGACATAACAAACAGGCTTTCGGCCGATAACGCCCTGAGCATTGTGGACCCGGCCATGGCCGACAACGGGAAGCTGTACGTTGGCTTTGACGGGGATTTTGTACAGGCCATGAAGAGCCTCGTATTCTCCGCCGACATAATTTTGCCCAACATTACCGAGGCCTGCCTGCTCACCGGCACGGAGTACCGGGAGAGCTATGACAGGGCGTACATCGACGGCCTGCTCACGAGCCTTGAGAGTGCCGGAGCCTCTACTGTAATTCTCACCGGCGTAAGCTTTAAGCCCGATACCACCGGGGTGCTGGTGGACGAGAAGGGAGAACGCTCCTATTATGAGCACAAGAAAATCGCCAAGGGCTGCCACGGCACCGGGGATATCTACGCCTCCGCCTTTGTGGGCGCGATGCTGGGCGGCCGGCCGCTGTTTGAGGCGGCGAAGATTGCCGCCGACTTCACGGTGCTCTGCATAGAAAAGACCCGGGGGGACCAGAGCCACTGGTATGGCGTGAAGTTCGAGCAGGCACTGCCGGACTATATCCGTATGCTGGGCCTATGAGGCGGGAGCTTGAGCCCCACGAGCAGGCGGAGCGCAGCATAATAAAGAAGTACCGCCGGGAGCTCTGGGGGCCCTTTATCGCGGCCCTGAAGCGCTATAGTCTCATAGAGAGCGGCGACAAAATAGCCGTGTGCATCTCCGGCGGCAAGGACTCCATGCTGCTCTCTAAGCTTATGCAGCTTTTAGAGCGGGTCAGCGACGTGCCCTTCGGGCTGGAGTTTGTAGTGATGGATCCGGGCTATAACCCGGAGAACCGCAGGAGGATAGAGGAGAACGCGGAGCTTCTGCGTGTACCCATAAAGATATTTGAAACGGACGTCTTTAAGGTGGCCAATAATACGGAGAAAAACCCCTGCTACCTCTGCGCACGTATGCGCCGGGGGTATCTCTATCGGTTCGCAAAGGACCTGGGCTGCAACAAGATAGCCCTGGGCCACCACCAGAGCGACGTGGTGGAGACCACCCTTCTCGGAATGTTCTACGGCGGCCAGCTCCAGGGCATGATGCCGAAGCTAAGAAGCAGGAACTTCCCGGGTATGGAGCTTATACGGCCCATGTACTGCATTCGGGAGGAGGACGTCCTCTCATGGAGGCGCTATAATAATCTGGAGTTTATAGGGTGCGCCTGCCGCTTCACCGAAAGCGCCGCCCGGGATACGGGCCGTTCCAAGCGGCAGGAGATAAAGGAGCTGCTGTTGGAGCTTCAAAAGCAGGACCCGGACATAGAGAAGCGCATTTTCAACAGCATACACTCCGTATGCCTTGACACCTTCCCGGGTTATATCCAGGGCGGGGAGGAGCACAGCTTTCTGGAGAGATACGGCAAAAACCAGGGGGACGCATAAGCGTCCCCCTTTCCTGTGTCAGGTTATTAGCTTTACCTCGCCGTCTATGAGCGTGGCAATGCTGTGCCGTGTCTCGTTCTCAAGCTTCAGCTGCGCCCCGCCTATCTCCACCAGGGTGCCTGGGTGCGCCGTTCTGAAGGTCAGACGCCCCGCGAGCCGGCGCTCCGTATCCTCCTGGAGCTCGTCAAGGCTCTTCTGGTGCTGGTTGAGCTTTAAGCGGTCCACAGATATCTGCATACGCATTTTGGACATCCGGCTGAGCTTTGTGGGGCTTGAGGGCTGGCGCTCGGTCTCCTCGAGGCTCTTTTCCAGCTCCGCTATCTCCTTTAACAGCTGCTCCTTCTCATAGCTCTCACAGGGCAGGCCGCCCAGGACCACAGTTGTGCGCACCTCGGTTTTTGAGCCCACAGTGTTGGCGTCCACCTCGTTCCCGGCCCATATCCGCCCGCCGACGATGGCCCCCCGGCCGTTCTGTACATACACGCCCGCGTCGCAGTAGACCTCGCAGCTGATTATGCACTCAGAATTGAGGTTCTCCTTTGCGTGGACGATGCAGTTTTCCAGGTACTTTGCGAATATGTCCCTATGGGAGCGTATGACCGCCTGATTGTTCCCCTGCACGCCCTTGCTGAGTATCAGGTCGCCCCCGGCCTCAATGGTGCTGGACTCCACCACGCCGTCCACCTTGACGGTGCCCATGGCCCGCACGGTGAAGCCGCTGCAAACGTCGCCGTGGATGTGCACGTCCCCCAAAAAGTTCACGCTGCCGGAGGAATAGTCCACGTTGCCGTCTATCTCTAAGAGCGGGTTCACCTGGAAGGCCCTGCCGGAAAATTCCAGCCCGCCGTCTCTGGTGGCGATAAGGGCACTGCCGTCCTCGTTCAGGGCTGTGTTGCGGCCCATGGGCGCCACAGCCGCCACGCCGTCCCTTGTGGGCAGCTCCTTGTCGGTAACGGTGCGCCCGGCTATACCCGGCGTAGGGGGATTTATACGGCAGATGGGCGCGTCCTTTTCCACATTCTGGGTGGTGCGCAGGGCGGTAAAATCCACCCGGTTCATATCGTCCACGGGCAGGTCCCTGTGGGCCTCTCTGGGATAGAGGTCTATAATGGCGCCGTCCTTTCCGGGCACGGCGGCCTTGCCCCGGGCGATCAAATGCATACGGAAATAGGGGGACTCCATCTCGGGTATGGCCCTGACGGTATCCAGGTCAACGCCGAAAGCCACCCCGGCGGCGCCCAGGGAGTTCATGATAATGCCCTTAGTAACGCCCTCGCCCTTTCCAGAGGGGGGATAGAGCAGCAGCCAGGCGCTGAGCTTGTCCCCGGAGATAAAGACGGTGGCCTGGGCATCCAGGTCCGCGGGCGGGGCGGGCTCTGGGTCCTGGGGACCCTGGGCGGGCTGCTGCTCCGGGGCCGGCGGCGGAGCGGGCAGTGGCGGCGGGGTCATGGCCGAGAGCCTTGCCGCCGCCGAGGAGGACACAGCCATCAGCAGCTTTGTAAGCTCCGCCATAGAGGTCCTGGGGTCAAACACCTGTGGCTCCGCTGTTTTAAAGCTCAGCTCTGGCCTTGGCAGCTGGCGCCCCTGGTCCCGGCAGGCCCGCCAAAGCTCGAAAATAACGTGGTCCACCGGCAGGCTCAGGGTATAGGGGTCCACGGGCTCAGCCTTGGGGGCCTCCCTTGCGGGACGTTGGGCATCGGCCAGCTTTAGAGGCCTGTCGCCGGGGCGGGGCCGTGGGCCTGGGGTTTCCTTTGGGGCCTTCTTTTTGCGTCGGAACTTGAAAAGCTTTGAACCGAAAAGTCTTGATAGGAAAGAAATTGGGGCCGCCATAATTGCGCCTCGCTTTCTGGAAGAAAATTTCAGCATATATTTCTGTAATTATATTATATTCTTTCAGCGCCCTTTTGACAAGGGAAACTTTGTTATATTGGCAAGAAATTTTAGCCAAAGGGGAGGAACTGCTTGTCAAGCCGCTAAACACGATTATACGCAAAGGCCTGGCCTCGCCAAATGGAGGCGTAGTTATCATATCGCGTTCATTCCAAAGCACAGGAGGAAAGCGATATACAAATAGTACAGGGAAAGTCATATCTGTTTGGCGCGGTGGTGCGGCAGGCACATTTTTTTACGTCTTGTAAACACATACTTATTATGCTATAATGACGCCTATAATAAGAGCATAAAGGAGCTGAATAGAGGCATTGACAAAAACCGATACTGACCCCTGGGACCGCTCCCGGGACAGGTCCCTCCTACAGGTATACGACCTTGCGACCGGCTGCATAGAGACCCTGGCGGAGTTTGACTATCTTATAGAAGCCCCAAACTGGTCCCCAAACGGCAAATTCCTCTTGTACAACAGCAAGGGGCGCGTCTACCGCTTCGACCTGGAGACGAAAGGGAGTACCCTTTTGGAAACGGACTTTGTGGGGAACTGCAATAACGATCACGTGCTCTCCGCCGACGGCGGGAGCGTCGCCGTGAGCCATGGGACTAAGGAGGACGGGCAGTCGAGAATATACACCGTGCCCATATCCGGCGGTGTGCCCCGGCTGATAACGCCCTTGGCCCCCAGTTACCTGCACGGCTGGTCCCCGGACGGCAGGACACTAGCCTACTGCGCCCTGCGTGACGGTGAGTTTGACATCTACACCATTCCGGCGGAGGGCGGCGAGGAGACTAGGCTGACATACGCGCCCGGGCTGAATGACGGGCCGGAGTATGACAGCGCGGGGGAGTACATATGGTTCAATTCCGTGCGCTCGGGGCTTATGCAGGCCTTCCGCATGAGGGCCGACGGCAGCGAACAGACCCAGATGACCTTTGAGGAGGGCTGGAACATCTGGTTCCCGCATATTTCCCCGGACCGCAAGTGGGTGGTGGCGTTGGGATACCGTAAAGGCGACGTAAGGCCTGAGGAGCATTTGCCCCATAAGGACGTGGAGCTCAAGCTCATGCCGGCGGAGGGGGGCCCGCTGACAACCATAGCCGCCCTCTTCGGCGGGCAGGGCACCATCAACGTAAATTCCTGGGCCCCGGACAGCAGAAGATTTGCCTTCGTCCGATATGAGATAATGCCCTGAAAACCTATAATTGTCCCGCCGGGGCTCCTGCAAAGTCCGGCGGGGTTTTCTTTATTTCCCCGAAATATAACAGGGGTTTCTGATATTCCCATTGACAAACTGGGTTTATAGGTATATAATGGTACCACTAAGCGGAGAGGAGACAAAAATCATGAGTTATAAGTTTGAAACATTACAGCTTCACGTGGGGCAGGAGAGCCCCGACCCGGCCACCGGCGCCAGGGCAGTGCCGATTTATCAGACCACCTCCTATGTTTTCAGGGACTCTGCCCAGGCCGCGGCCCGCTTCGGGCTCAGCGACCCGGGAAACATCTACGGACGGCTGACAAACTCCACCCAGGAGGTGCTGGAGAAGCGCATGGCGGCCCTGGAGGGCGGCACGGCGGCCCTGGCCACCGCTTCAGGCGCGGCGGCTATCGCCTATACCCTCCAGGCCCTGGCCCAGGCGGGGGACCATGTGGTAGCGCAAAAGACCATCTACGGCGGCAGCTACAACCTGCTGGCCCATACTCTGCCCCAGTACGGCATAGAGACTACCTTTGTAGACGCGCACAACCTCAAGGAGCTCGAGGAGGCCATCAGGCCGAATACCAAGGCGGTCTATCTTGAGACCCTGGGCAACCCCAACAGCGATATCCCGGACATCGACGCTATAGCCGGGATTGCCCACTCCCACGGCCTGCCCCTGGTCATCGACAATACCTTCGGCACACCTTACCTTATCCGTCCCCTTGAGCACGGGGCTGATATAGTGGTGCACTCTGCCACCAAATTCATTGGGGGGCACGGCACCACCTTGGGCGGAATTATAGTAGACAGCGGCAAATTTGACTGGAGGGCCTCCGGGAAATATGCTCCAATAGCCGAACCCAACCCCAGCTACCACGGCGTGAGCTTTGTGGATGCGGCAGGTCCCGCGGCCTTCGTTACATATATCCGGGCAATTCTCCTGCGGGATACCGGCGCGACGCTCTCGCCGTTCAACGCCTTCCTGCTCTTACAGGGTGTTGAAACTCTCTCCCTGCGCCTGGAACGACACGCCGGGAACACAAGGAGGGTGGTGGAGTTCCTGGCGGGGCACCCCCAGGTGGAGAGGGTGAACCATCCCAGTCTGCCGGACCACCCGGACCACGCCCTGTATGAGAGGTACTTCCCCAATGGCGGCGCCTCCATCTTCACCTTTGAGATAAAGGGCGGGCAGGAGGAGGCCCACAGATTTATCGATAATCTGGAGATATTCTCGCTTTTGGCCAATGTGGCGGACGTGAAGTCCCTGGTGATACACCCGGCCACCACCACCCATTCCCAGCTTTCGCCGGAGGAACTGCTGGACCAGGGCATAAAGCCCAGCACCATAAGGCTGTCCATCGGCACGGAGCATATTGACGATATCATCGCCGACCTGGAAAAGGGCTTTGAGGCGGTGCGAAGGGGCTAGGTATAGTAAAACGCGGCTTGACTATTTCCCGCATATGTGCTAGTTTATGAGTTAAGAAGCACAGGAGAGAGAATAACAATGAACAAAACCTGTGAAGCAGAGACAGCCCGGACAGCCCTTGCACGGCAGCTTGCGGCAGAGGCTATGGTGCTGCTTAAAAACGAGGGCGGGCTCCTCCCGCTGCCCAAAGGAAAAACGGTGGCCCTTTTGGGTCAGACACAGCTGGATACCGTTATCGGCGGCGGTGGCTCCGGGGCCTCCTTCAGCGAGGGCACCCTACAGATACGCGACGAGCTGGTAAAGGCTGGGCTCGCCGTGGAGGCCTCTATGGACGGCTTCTACCGTGAACTGTCAAAAAAGCGCCGGGAGGAAAGCTCCAAATCCCGTTCGCCTTTTGCGGATTTTGAAGGCTTAGTTGCCAGCGGCCTTATATATGAAATCTTCGGGCAGTACAGCGCGGCCCGGGAGGAGCCAATCCCCGGCGAGGAGCTCTGGCGGGCCGCTGGGGAGGCTGCGGACACGGCCATAATTATTATTGGCCGGGCAACGGGCGGCGAGGAGTGCGACCGCAGGGTGGAGAACGATTATTACCTTACGCCTTCTGAGAAAAGGCTGCTTGAGCTGGCCTGCGGGCATTTTGAAAATGTGATGGCGGTATTCAACTGCAACGGCATGGTGGATATGAGCTGCACCAAAACCTGTCCCAATATAAAGGCGGCGCTTTTCATGGGGACCGCCGGGGAACAGGCCGCAGGGGCCTTGGCGGACCTTATCACAGGCAGGGCGACCCCCTCTGGGAAACTGATATCTCTAAAAAGTTCCCGGGAAAGGAGGCGGTACAGCTCTATATCCACGGGCCCTCTGTCCGGCTGAAAAAGCCCTGGCAGGAGCTGCGGGCCATCGCAAAAACGCCGCTTCTACAGCCGATGGAGAGCTGTAAGCTTATTTTGAGCTTTCCCCTTTCGGACATGGCCTCCTTCGAGGAGGCTTCCATGAGCTATATGCTGGAGCCCGGGGACTATGTTGCCATGGTGGGGACCGGCTCCCATAACTCGGCCCCGGCGGCGATACTGGCTCTTGGGGAAAAGATAGTCACACGCACGGTGTCGGCCGATATCGGCATGACCCCGGCCAATAAGGGCAGGATTGCCCTTATGGAGCCCGAAGCACAGCGCCGGATAGAGAATATTGACGGCCTGCCGCGCATTGCCTTTACAGAAAGGGACGTGGAGGTAAGCCGGCCGGCATACGGCGGCTATAACCATAAGGCGGAGCCTGTGGCCTCTACACTCCAGGACGTGGCCGCCGGCAGGGTGACAAGGGAGGAGTTTGTGGGCCAGATGACCGTAAGGGAGCTGGCGGTGCTCTGTAACGGCTTTGGACCCGGGCTGCCCTTTGGCGGCATGGGCAAGAAGGACGTCCCCGTAACTATAAAGGACGAGGAGGGCAGGGACATAGGCTCCTGCTCCAATCCCCACGCCATGCCAGGATACTGCAACCCAGCTTTGGAAAAATATGGAATAATGTCCTCGGTGTATAAAGATGGCCCCGCCAGCGTGGGCAAAACGGCGTGGCCTACCGGCATGATGATAGCCTGCACCTTTAACCCGGAGCTTGCCTATGAATTCGGCAGCGCCTGCGGCTGTGAGGCAGAGATGTGTCACGTGGACAGCTGGCTGGCCCCC encodes the following:
- the tdh gene encoding L-threonine 3-dehydrogenase; translation: MSDNMMWALVKEKPEAGLWMKRVLIPELGPNDVKIKIKKTAICGTDVHIYQWNDWAQHTIPAGLTAGHEYVGEVVEVGPGVEGFKPGDLVSGEGHITCGKCRNCLEGHKENCKDAKGVGVNRNGAFAEYLVIPSSNVWPCNPNVPEELYAIFDPLGNATHTALSYDMLGEDVLITGAGPIGIMAAAIAKFSGARHVIVTDMNPYRLDLAKKLGATETVNLKERKLTDVMREVGMTEGFDVGMEMSGNAAGLSDMINNMKHGGKIALLGLLPKDTHVDMETVIFNGLNLRGIYGRKVWDTWYKMTTMIQSGLDIAPVITHRFDIRDYEKGFEAMISGQSGKVILDWAHIND
- a CDS encoding tRNA lysidine(34) synthetase, encoding MRRELEPHEQAERSIIKKYRRELWGPFIAALKRYSLIESGDKIAVCISGGKDSMLLSKLMQLLERVSDVPFGLEFVVMDPGYNPENRRRIEENAELLRVPIKIFETDVFKVANNTEKNPCYLCARMRRGYLYRFAKDLGCNKIALGHHQSDVVETTLLGMFYGGQLQGMMPKLRSRNFPGMELIRPMYCIREEDVLSWRRYNNLEFIGCACRFTESAARDTGRSKRQEIKELLLELQKQDPDIEKRIFNSIHSVCLDTFPGYIQGGEEHSFLERYGKNQGDA
- a CDS encoding DUF342 domain-containing protein gives rise to the protein MAAPISFLSRLFGSKLFKFRRKKKAPKETPGPRPRPGDRPLKLADAQRPAREAPKAEPVDPYTLSLPVDHVIFELWRACRDQGRQLPRPELSFKTAEPQVFDPRTSMAELTKLLMAVSSSAAARLSAMTPPPLPAPPPAPEQQPAQGPQDPEPAPPADLDAQATVFISGDKLSAWLLLYPPSGKGEGVTKGIIMNSLGAAGVAFGVDLDTVRAIPEMESPYFRMHLIARGKAAVPGKDGAIIDLYPREAHRDLPVDDMNRVDFTALRTTQNVEKDAPICRINPPTPGIAGRTVTDKELPTRDGVAAVAPMGRNTALNEDGSALIATRDGGLEFSGRAFQVNPLLEIDGNVDYSSGSVNFLGDVHIHGDVCSGFTVRAMGTVKVDGVVESSTIEAGGDLILSKGVQGNNQAVIRSHRDIFAKYLENCIVHAKENLNSECIISCEVYCDAGVYVQNGRGAIVGGRIWAGNEVDANTVGSKTEVRTTVVLGGLPCESYEKEQLLKEIAELEKSLEETERQPSSPTKLSRMSKMRMQISVDRLKLNQHQKSLDELQEDTERRLAGRLTFRTAHPGTLVEIGGAQLKLENETRHSIATLIDGEVKLIT
- a CDS encoding TolB family protein codes for the protein MTKTDTDPWDRSRDRSLLQVYDLATGCIETLAEFDYLIEAPNWSPNGKFLLYNSKGRVYRFDLETKGSTLLETDFVGNCNNDHVLSADGGSVAVSHGTKEDGQSRIYTVPISGGVPRLITPLAPSYLHGWSPDGRTLAYCALRDGEFDIYTIPAEGGEETRLTYAPGLNDGPEYDSAGEYIWFNSVRSGLMQAFRMRADGSEQTQMTFEEGWNIWFPHISPDRKWVVALGYRKGDVRPEEHLPHKDVELKLMPAEGGPLTTIAALFGGQGTINVNSWAPDSRRFAFVRYEIMP
- a CDS encoding glycine C-acetyltransferase, with amino-acid sequence MPRKNDILNIYAKEVESIKEAGLFKGEAPFISPQGARVRMEDGRELLCMCANNYLGLGNNQRLIDAAKRTYDEKGYGLASVRFICGTQDIHKTLEKKISGFLGTDDTILYSSCFDANGGLFETLLTAEDAVISDELNHASIIDGVRLCKAKRFRYKNNDMEDLESQLKAADEAGARIKLIATDGVFSMDGIICNLKGICDLADKYNALVMVDDSHAVGFVGKTGRGTPEHCGVEGRVDIITGTLGKALGGASGGYTSGRREIIDLLRQRSRPYLFSNTLAPAIAGASIEMLNMLEESTELRDHLEDVTAHYRKLLVDNGFDVIPGTHPCVPVMLYDEKLAVEYAKRMMAKGVYVVAFSYPVVPKGKARIRTQVCASHSRKDVEFAVQCFKEVRDEIGR
- a CDS encoding pyridoxamine kinase, whose product is MSYKRILTIQDISCVGQCSLTVALPILSASGVETCILPSAVLSTHTGGFKGYTFRDLTEDIPGIADHWESEGIRFDAVYSGYLGSARQIEYVKDITNRLSADNALSIVDPAMADNGKLYVGFDGDFVQAMKSLVFSADIILPNITEACLLTGTEYRESYDRAYIDGLLTSLESAGASTVILTGVSFKPDTTGVLVDEKGERSYYEHKKIAKGCHGTGDIYASAFVGAMLGGRPLFEAAKIAADFTVLCIEKTRGDQSHWYGVKFEQALPDYIRMLGL
- a CDS encoding DUF3892 domain-containing protein, producing MSHHSEGRIGNLPANINIMNPVPNKDAKSITQLVRKNGKIAGYRLSDGTVLSKREGVALAKQGGIRGVAIASRNGSEYLRSLPDGDESNNLGDLPSAPGNFE
- a CDS encoding aminopeptidase, giving the protein MDLEKMKRKYAYTLARVGLNVQKGQTVLVEAAVEGWEFTSIFAEECYKLGAGNVVVHYLDLPNMKVGAQYRADEDVRRVEDWEYAMHQGYLDNGACYVRLEGVNPRLMEDVSEKNSNAIFAHVDAVRNIMRRASREKHCQWLIAMVPTIQWAEYILDKTGEEALNELWEILLKLCYITEDNDVVKTWEEKGRRNAERGRAVDALKLTKLHYTASNGTDLTVGLTPWSKFGHDDSDLPAGQVPFNANIPSEEIFTTPDKFGTNGIVYASRPLLLGGKSIENFGFRFEKGKVVEVLADEGKEMLEALINTDENAGYLGEAALVEYHSPISMSGLVYYTTLIDENASCHLALGRGFGQRPEFNDSTIHVDFMIGTPDLCIVGTTEDGREVDIFRDGDFAL